AGGAAGACATCGGCCAGCAGTTGATTGCGCGGCAGTCCGGCCAGGAACAGACGCTTGGCAAACGCGTCGACGCTGGCAGTCGAGCCGCAGACTAAAGCCAGGGTTTGTCGGGAGACAAGGCGCAGTTGCGCCAAAGCGCCCGGCAACTCGGCCGCCGTCCAGCATTCGACGCTGAGGTTTTCCCGCTGCGCAACGAGTGCGGCGAGGGGTTTGGCCAGGTAATGCCCGTCGGCATCATGAGCCAGGTGAATGACGCGAATGGCGCCCCGATGATCGTGACGCAAGGCTTCGCGCAACACGCCGAACAACGGGCCGAGGCCGGTGCCGGCGGCGAGCAGCCACAGCGGCCGGTCGTGCCAGTCCGGGTCGTAATGCAGCGCGCCGCCGCGCAGTTCACCGAGGCGGATCGGGTCGCCGATCTGCAAGCGTCGCGCAGCATCGCTGAATTCGCCGGGCTGGCGGCAATCGAGG
The window above is part of the Pseudomonas fluorescens genome. Proteins encoded here:
- a CDS encoding iron-sulfur-binding ferredoxin reductase, whose translation is MPELRVGERQWSVAAGSNLLDALNQNGVAVPYSCRAGSCHACLVQCVQGLPADSRPDALSAEQRDQGWRLACQCQVIEDLQVHTFDPVTDGRPATVEALDWLGDGVLRLRLTPQRPLRYSAGQHLVLWAGQIARPYSLASLPEEDRFLEFHLDCRQPGEFSDAARRLQIGDPIRLGELRGGALHYDPDWHDRPLWLLAAGTGLGPLFGVLREALRHDHRGAIRVIHLAHDADGHYLAKPLAALVAQRENLSVECWTAAELPGALAQLRLVSRQTLALVCGSTASVDAFAKRLFLAGLPRNQLLADVFLSRG